Sequence from the Magallana gigas chromosome 4, xbMagGiga1.1, whole genome shotgun sequence genome:
AgtatatcctgaaaattttggaCCATTTTCATGTATGACCGACTTCATGATGATACTATGCCATTGGGGTTATGTTTGTGCAGGACTATGTCAAATGTCTGGCGTATGCCCGGGACAAGGAGATGGTGGCATCTGCAGGACTGGACCGCTCCATTGTGTACTACGACGTGGCCAGTCTGGTGGCCCTAACTGTCAACAACAACACCACATCAAGTAGGTGGAGCTATATAACACATCAAAAAACAACACATGGAGTAGATAGGAAccacatttcatttcattagtATGAAATGTGGTAATGATGTatgaaattttgtgttaataataaaaaagttataaatttcAACAATGAACTAAATTCAGACccatgaaatgaaaaaaaaaaatgaaatgtggtTTATCTTTCTGTGTGACAGTCTCGAGTGTGAGGGAGACTCACTCCATCTACAGCCTAGCCATGAACCCCTCGGGGACGGTGCTGGTCTCAGGGTCCACCGAGAACTCGCTCAAGGTGTACGACCCCCGGGACTGTGTCACCTGTCTGATGAAGCTGAAGGGACACACGGACAACGTCCGGGCCCTAGTGGTCAGCAGGGACGGCACCCAGGTCAGTCAGggctttatatttacatttactgtggtttcatcagtattcgttgaataccaattttcatggatttcgttgttaagttgatccatgaaatttaatgttcattgaaatgcaatttctgttatcattttgtattgatagggtcattggcctcgaatttacgtatccttgaaactgtgattttcactttatccacgaaaattgatacccttgaatattaatgaaaccacagtaattcacttacatgtattttttgctttttcagacaaggcaagaagttattAGTGGTAAAATTTAAAGTTCTTATAAGCTTGTATCCTGGAAGCTAATccaagtaaacatttgtattgtatagGATCAAAACtttgatacatgtagatctatACTTTGCTTTAAATTCAATTATCTTTGATCAGCCAATTTTGagtgtgtttatatattttcagtaTGAAATCAAGATGGAAAAATGCAATCTTATTCTAAAGTAACTTTTCTCTCAGCTAATTAAATATGTGAGAACAATTGAAATACAACAAAGTGAAAAATTCGTCTATATAGTTTTTACACAGTCATGTATAAAATAGTCATAAATCATAATTGGTACAGAACAATTTAGGAATAAAAGTATGCCTTGCATATTCTAAATCACCATGGGGATTGATATAGAACAATTATCCAAATCTTTATGAATAGAAGTCATTAATTGAAAAGGCTTCTGATTATGATCATATGACAACTGTATTATAGTGTTTGTCGGGAAGTTCAGATGGAACAATTCGACTGTGGTCACTCGGTCAACAGAGATGTATCGCCACACTCCGAGTTCACGACGACAGCGTGTGGGCATTACAGGCCAATGACTCATTTACGACGGTGTACTCCGGAGGTCGCGACAAGAGGGTGTGGGCGACGGACTTACGTAATCCAGATCAAAGAACTTTGATCTGTGAGGAGAAAGCACCCATACTGAAGGTAAGGCTTACTGGGCTAAAAATAAAGTCCTAATACCTAACCTTCAATAGTTTGTGCATTGTTTTACTATTTTCTTTTGGGGTgtacattttaatgttttgctGCCATAATAATAGGcacatgtacatttttacgcttacttttttgcaatttttaaattgatgactaaaaataaaacataaaaatatctttCTTCTGTTAAGccatcagggttttttttaggtCCCAAAAACAAGGGCCTGGGCCTTTCCATTTGGGAAACATAGCGACATTTGGATGTCTTACCTTACCTTTAttctaaataatttcaaataagacATAACCGTATTGTtagaaaaatatgtgtaaatagGTTTAACCAGTTTTGCATCAtccagtttattttttttttctgttatacTTTGAATTGTGTGACATGGTTGACAGTCACAATATGGCGCCCCTTATTTGGAGCATGCggttaagatttttaaaaccctGATCCCGATTTACTTTTCACGAATATCGGgacacgttttttttttcttaaacaatatttgtttttaactaTTGGGAATTTTCTGTGATGAAATTGGGaaaaacatgtactttttaCCGTTGGGAATGGGGCCGAATACAGGCCCCCTACGACCCCTAAAAAAACCCTGGCCATAGTGTAgacttgtgtaaaaaaaatggtgTAAGGATAAAAAAAGGTCCTCTTGTTTTTGGAgggatatttttattgtattatctacagtatatttttttcatatacagCAAGTACAAGTCATGCAAAAATAGAGAATAATCTCCCCTTAAAAGTCAGTTAAAGATCATTGCTACATGTACTAGCTGGTATCGTAATACACAGACAGTTAGATAGGGATGAGTTTGTATTGAAGGTGTATGAATCTAAAATGTATCTTCTACTATCATTGTGTATCATATATGCAGTTATTTGGAAGTCCTAGAATTTCACAGGCAATCCCATGTTGTTGATCTTTTAGCTTGAGCTGATAGAGGGAGACTCAGAAAATATCTCTCGCCCTGGTGTCACAGATTCCTTGTGGGTGGCCACCACAGATTCTTCCTTCAGAAACTGGGTTAGAGCTGTTTCAtttcataatattcattttaattttagtttcATTAGATGCATTTACAGCATATACATGCacgtatttttaattaatttaatcaacTGTGgtgttaatttgtttaattgaaCGGTAATACATTatcaattattaatatatttttgtgtttgatttattGTGTACGTTTTTTTGTCTCATAAAAGAAGTCATGTTAACAGGGATGGggttattaattcaatttttaaatatgtcaAGTAATTTGTCTTCTTAATCCATGCAATATTGATTCACTTCTGATTAATAGGACTAAATGTGTTCTCTAACATAAGTTTTAGCATGATTTTGATCTTTTAATGACATATAATGACAATTTATCTTTTTCAGTCCCTTGAGAAGGTACAGAATCAGATGTCAGGGGATTACGACCTTGACACAGTTAAACCAGTGAATACACAGCCACTCAAATGTGTCAAAGGTCAGTACcatgtactagtacatgtatcagtCTCTCCAACTCTTATTTCAACAGGCAGTTGTTCACATCCAGATAAAATTTGGACTAAATTCagtgaaaaaagaattttctgaaatattttgcaaatttttaatagttattctttttaaacacaGTATGTGAATATAGGATTTTCCTGATTTAATTTTCCTTCTCCGTATACCTTACACACTCTGCCAATATTTGTAGGAATTTGACTTCatgggaaaataaaaataacccaCAAAATCCATCAATTTCAATTCTACATTGAAATCTAATGtttcattgttttaatgaaagTGAAAAGGAATTGTTTAAATCTTACATAGATAATATATCCATTAAACTAAATAAAGCTAAAGTTTGCATAATATTAGTTGTGACAATTTACTGGTAAATTAATGGCATTTGTgcttattttatgttttttttctctatagGAAACCCCAGAATCAAACAGTACCATGTTTTAAATGACAGGTGCCATATTTTGACCAAGGACACAGATGATAATGTGGCCCTTTGGAATGTCGTAACTGTAAGTCCGTAATGTATGGAAAGTACAAAGTGTATATCTGATTGGCTTTGGATTaagataaaatcaaatttgtttaGCAATGCAAACAATTGTGTTTCTAAGAACATGTCTGATTGTATTTTTGATCttgttaaaataatagaaatgtCTGAAATACCTTCATAAAAAACTCACAGTCAGTCTTTCTTCTGTTACTTAATGAAGCAGGATCGACCATATGTTTCTGATAATGttcaaatgcatgtaaatttttaaataattattgaataatatatCATTAGAATTTGAGTATTTTATTACTGTACAAGTTGCAATTAATAGAATATTTCATCTGACGTGTCAAATTATCATATCAAAATGCCAGCATCTTGTCTAAATTTCAGGCAAGGTTGGTAGAGAACCTCGGCAAAGTGAACTATGAGGAGGAGATCAAGAAGAGGTTCAAGATGATTTATGTCCATCACTGGTTCACGGTGGACCTCAAACTCGGGGTGAGGCCAGCTCACTATCTCACAGTCATTATAGACACTGCAAATGAACAGGAAATCAAATTGCTTTGTTTAATTGAAGTATTAgattcaatgatttttaaaaaagtctgCCGGCATATTTGAAAGCACTTGACGTTTGATTGTGATTGCACATCTTATTAAATGCAAATTTGAGTGAAAGCTATGGACTTTTATCTatgttttttaaagactttCAAAGAGGTAAGATTGTAATTGTAATCAAATTCAGCCTTCATTTTTGGTGTGCAGAAAATATTTGCAATGTCTGCAAGTACCTCTCAATTAAGATATCACAAATATAAACGTAAAAAACATTAATGTAACACATGTATGTTGCCTCATttgtaaaaaccttttatttgccAATCAGATTGATATAAGAGTTATTGGTGTTTGGAAAAATGAAGAAGTTACTTTTAAATGTGGTTTGTTTCACCATCACTctgcaaattttaaatatctagGGACTAATCCATTGTGTTTTGTTACAGTTATTGACCATACATCTGGATGAATCCGACGTCTTCTCTGCCTGGGTATCCGCAAAGGAACTCGGATTCACCCCTTCATCCGAGAGTGTTGACACTAAATGTAAGTTAATAAGTCAGAGGACAGCTTGTTACGCAgttattaaaacatttgatttattgGTGAATGTGCAAGATTTGGAAATAAATTTAAGACAATTTTTACTAGTAAAACCCATAGTAATGTTTGTCTAATCAATTCTGAGAGAGTTGTAAGACTAGATTTTCACTGGTGGCCAATCTTTTCTATATTTTCTtgtaaaacttatatatatgattcttttttaaTGCACCATTTTGTCCAAAAAGTAATAATATAAAGTcctattttaaagaaatagcaGTCCCCCACTAAAGTATGTGactgtataaaaaaacaaatatgtatGAAAGCAGAAGGCATTTAGTTCACAAGCACTTCATTTTGAGTCTATGTGGTTTTATTGTTCTAAATTCATCTCCCTATGTCCTATTAACTGAATTGGCATTCAAAAGAAGGATCTATAGCATTTTGTTAAGGCTGTTTTGAAAGGGGTCTTTTTAAATCTATGAAGAATATATCATTATGTTAACGTAAGATAATTTTGAAGTgactgatcttttttttttttacagttaatTTAGGTCAGAAACTTCTAGAAGCACTGTTTGAGCACTGGCCCCGGGCTCATTGGTTTGTTGAAAATGAAGGTAAGTTTATTAAGAATGAAGGTAAGCCTTTAACAAATCAAGCTGTGGTGTTCTTTCATAGGCGTCtgaaccaccccccccccccaacctcttttgcaaagttagacctaaccattaggcatatatcatgatagagggttcagcccccccccccccaccacactttttctcgcattattgttcctaaatttaccttgaaagattgagaagttggattcagaggcatactagccccctaataataacaaacattaaaaaatgaagCTCAGCTTATCAAAAATCATGGTGAGTTGTTTTTAGTTCAAGATAAgctcattaaaaaaatacttacgTGTTAGCTTTATAGCTAATGCTTAGGCAAATAAGTAATTCAATGACTTTGTTAAGATAATTATGAGAATCTAGCTGtaaatttcaacacattttaaatGACCACAAATGATTAgtattcatttcaatttatgccaataaaatgtcaaaacatgtatatatctactGAAATGATATCTCAATACCCCTCTTCAATATCAATCTttacttttactttcaaattgattaaaaaatagaattttatcttattcatctGTCCAATCAAAGGATTTTACACCTGtccttttcaaaaaagaaaaaaaatcataccagTAACAAGAAAATAGGctatatatatttcttgaaTGTTCTCAtatcttgtttttataaatattaaggAACTagttatatgtaaatattttagatgGGATGTTGGTTAAGGTAGACAGCCCTGATTTCTCTGTACCAGACCACACCCTGATCATCATCTGGCACGGCCTGCACTCCTCTCACGGAAGGTAGGGGCAAACACGGCAGCCAAGTCTTATCAAAGTCTAGTGTAGACGAAAAAAGTATCATGCTTGTAAAATAATTACCGGTATTGGCATTCTTGCACAATCTACATCTCTGTAAGCTTTGTTATACACATAACTATACCATGCATTTTCAGATACaatgtataacaatatatttcagagtgagagagagagagagagagagagagagagagagagagagagagagataataattgtaattttgtttaattttttttgtagcaGTGATGGAGAAAGTTTCAATTTCTACCGATTCGTATGTCGAGATGCTGGTGAGATGGACCAAATGAATGTTCCCAAGCATCTCAATGATTGGGTGCCACACTGGGCGGCAGAAATTATCATTCATGTAAGTCTTACTGCCTCATGTAAAGAGACTTATATGTGAAGTAGGCATTGTCTGAATCACATTTAGTACCTAGTAGTTTagtaagttttttaaaagatattttttgccttaatactgtaaatttttACTTTTCTACTTAAATATGGAAATGCTTTGTTTGttacatatttcatattttcagaAGGTCAATTCAAAAgtcaatgtttgaaaaaaaagaaatcaattagaTTAATTTGGTTTGTATGCTTATGTTATTTTGTTGCAGAAAAAGACACCAAAAAGCATCAAGCTAACCTTCTATCTCCTACCAGATCCAAGTACAGGCATCAAACCCATCAAAAAGTAAGAAGGAAAAGCTTTTCAGAAATCACATTAAGTCTTCTATAGCAGTGTGTAATTAATGATAGTGGTCCTATATAGACAAAATGCATTGACCCTTACTGCTAAAGGAAAGCCACAGTTTATGAAATCATGCATAGATATAATAGCACTGGCAATCAATGGTAGATGACATTTATATGTActtaaaacttgtttttaaatcttattggtaatttttttaataaaatgtgttcaaaaGAAGACAAATCATTTAAGAGGGCCATTTTCAGACAATAgcagaatatttacatttattttcaaagctaaaatacacatgtatatgaattttttcttttcaaaatactgTTAATTCCTAATTTAACGCGCCAAGGAATAAATATCCGTGTAAAATCGTGAGAAGCATGTCTcccagattttaaaatctcgctttaatTTATTGGAGGGATGTAAACTATTAAGGAATATGAGGAAAAGTTGGTGTTCacgattttatgttcttgcgATTTTGATGCATAATGAtagaatcgcggaattaagtactcatgaaaaattaggaatctacagtaccaaTAGTTTTTAGCTTTTCAAGGAAGATGTAATGGTTAAcatgttgaccatccagcctccttaagatCAGAATTTGTGTATCTTCCATTAGATTTATCAATGATCTGCCTCCTCTCTTCCAGTGAAGCTCTCTCGGTGCCCAGTGATCTGATGCAGGTGAGGAAGGTGATAGAGCATGTGTACAAGTTCCTGCGGCAAGGGAACGAGAACGGACACCCGAGTGCCAACCACGACAAGGAGGTGCAGGATTTCAGTTCTATCGCCGGGGAGAAGGTGGAACTTCTGTGCAATAATCAGGTACAAAGCAGGCATCAGATGATACCGGTGGCAATTTACAAAAGAGCTTacaaattgcatcaaaattttataaaaaaagttagctatcacatgttttaaatgaaaaccaCCAAAACATACTTTTAAGAATAAAAGTGCAAAGTATATTTCGGATTGATTATTGGCTTAAATTTCTGCTCAAAAGCCATGCATTTCTGAAAAtactttttgataattttggtaaatttttagaaatacaaatacaaatattttattggcacaagaacaataacaataattggCAAAGGCCTAATATATGCATAAATACTGTTaggtattgtttttattacatatcaGTATAAAAGATATACCAATATATTTCACATTCACATTCATAAATCATGGTGTAATCACACGCTTTTTGCCCATTTGTAGTTGCagtactttaattttatttttaaatggattttttgACTTGGATTTCTTATGAGTTAATCATTTCAAACTGTATATTTTATCTTTGGTAACATAGCATATACCAGCTGTTATAACATATGacttaatttcacaattaacCAATCTAAGCACGTTTAAAATGTAGACAATCTTTTACAAATACGGTCAAAGAGACACTGTAAACCTATTACATTTGGCCTTGAATTCTAATATGCGGTTTTTGCGGCTGCCGCTAAATCAAGTCCATTGTCAATTGTCAGTCATGAATGTTAATTATAGGCACATTCAGGAATGAGCTTAATCCTgctgaaaaaaacattttccacCAAATATCGTACTTTCCAAATGTTTACAGAAAATTTGATGACAAGATTGTTGGAACAAATTTTaaagactacatgtatttagttcTCACAAAACTTGCAAAATCTTCTCACACCCAAATAAAAGTTGATTACCATAACTCTATCAAATGATGAACTTCCTTTCAAcaaatactttgttgagtagGGCTGGGAATGTTGAGTATGTGGATTTTGCAAttctatttaatatatttcaggTCCTTAATGCTACAATGGATCTACGTACTGTCAAACATTTCTTTTGGAAACAAAGTGGAGACCTAGTGTTACATTACAGGATTATCAAAAGATGATAGAGATCTATTAGAGACATATAGAGTACATTTACAGTTTAATCCATTTCTTCAGAGGAGAGCCCCATCATTTCCATTCTGATTATTATTCCATACTTTTCTAAAGTATCTAATCGGAGACTGTACAAGACTCGTAGGTTGTTAGGTGGCCCAGGGACCATTGTTCAATTCCAGAATTTTATGTCTGAACatgtgaaatatttatatacacatgtaaagcAAGTTTTACATGGCCCAAGGACCATTGCTAGAATCCAGGATTTCGAGGCATAATAAGTGAAGGATTTGTGTGTAATATGTGAAAAGTGAGTTAATTCTAACCACGTTAGATGCTGACAGACTGGATTGGTGTTTATTCCTGGAATGGTGACGAGAAGAAATTTATTAGTTTGACCATAAAATGGTTGTACGAAGAGCCAGATCTGTGATTATAAtgattaataacatttttttgtgattttgtatTCTTGGTCATTAACTTCTATTATTTGAATCTGTTGACTAGTTTTTTGAAGGAAGAATATTAGGACTCAAAAGTCTAATGGTGTGTCTCCTAAAGACTTGCCACAGTAAAGTTACATGGCATTGCACAACCCAAACTCTGATGTTGCCAGGAAAACCAGTCATTCTATCTTCAGCTGTTCTTGATGTTTActtttcagaatttaaaatcaaactaaTAGAAATAAAAGCATTAGAATTTTAATTCCATTTAACTTGAAGCATCAACACACTTTCAAAGAACCTAGACACAATTTGagtcaaaaatttcaaattttattctttatcaaatttaaaattcaattcttGAGTTACAAGCAAACTATTGAATTTACTTATGTGTTGTTTTGGTATATGTTcgatcaaataaatttttttcatgggggtgggggggggggggtaataatagtattaatgaatataaaattgaattttttatattgtttgtaaGTTAATTTgattcaagctttgtttacataactattaattcttacctctgtatctcactTGTAATTTAACTtccaacattcaaaatttggtcaatcattcaaaatgcacaaataaatcattttcattgtgaaaaattaaaagaaaattttgatctcaaatctTGTCTATAGGTTCCTTTAAGACAGAAGGTAGAAATTTTGGCAACTGTTTGTAAACCGTCATACTATAGACCACCTTGGTTTAGTGCGTCTAATGCATTATTAGTCTTAAAAATATACAGAGAGCATGAACACGTCTGGCAGTTACCATGGTTACATGAATTAGAAGCAAACTCTCTTCTAGTGGAGTATATTTCAGTAATCGCAAAATCTGATAGTAATTCTGTTCTAGGCAGGTCATTTTGTTCGTCATGTCTTcattctcagaaaataatgacgTTATGTCCTCATTCTCAGAATATAATGATGTCATGTCTTCATTCTCAGAATATAATGACGTCATATCCTCATTCTCAGAATATAATGACGTCATGTCCTCATTCTCAGAATATAATGACGTTATGGCCTCATTCTCAGAATATAATGACGTCATGGCCTCATTCTCAGAATATAATGACATCATGTCCTCATTCTCAGAATATAATGACGTCATATCCTCATTCTCAGAATATAATGACTTCCTTCTCTCTGGTGTTTGTGTCAACAACTCCTTCGATTTATCATGGCATTGACTTATATGTATGTACAAGAATATTTATGCTAAATAAACTTTATAAactttacatgtatcatgtgtATTGTTCTTTATATTATAGATTGATGTCAAATTGTAGTTTCAAAATGATACTGGAGAGCTGTTTAAGTTAGTAATCAAATACTATGATGTAAATACTAGACCAAATGACCATAATATAGCagtgaatcatgattttttgaaagatacaaTCTCgtaactgcagcgatgtgtgcatacaaattgagtaacgcgcattagcgcgttatgaaaatttgtgtgcacacatcgctgcagtaatgagactgtatctttcaaaaaatcattttttattgcttatatttacatttctttaaCTTCTTGCcctgtctgcaaatgtgatgtataccttaaaattcctatcttattcCAAGGTAAGTTCATATAATGGAAGAGGCAccgtaacagccacaagcgggaactttgattttcacttgtgacgttgcagttaacAGCGTTTGTGACGTTATAATAAAACTCGTTATTTTAActtttgagtaccctgtgtgtattacagtgttataactgccgtagctttcaacacactttacaagcaaaaaatatgtggaatgtaaatatttagcaTTACCAGTAATGCCAtctaataaaattcaaaaccaTATATAAAATAGTAATTTGGCAATTTTGATAGTGGttatatagagaataatacatacccttttccatatcacatcCTGTATCAGCCcaagactccaatatcagcccgagggccgaaggcctgAGGGAtgtattggtcgagggctgatacaggttgtgatatggaaaaagggtatttattattatatttattacataattagTAATAGATTATGTAAAAAGgcatcaacttgaacaaattgaatttaaataatatttgaaagtagtctgtacatgtattaaataaaaatatgagttcttcttgttttaacaaacatgaagctACAGAAAGGAATTTCTTCaggttttaaaagttgactgctttaaaacatttgctagcatttgaagttttcaactgcacttacaaatgtcgactgtaactggaaatgttttatttttctgtaaacatgcaaaaaatgccgaagcgaaaaaaggcagaggagttccgcaaggggtgCTATgcggatccgtatcagccctggagggctgataacctgtatcagccccggaggccgatacggattttgtgatgtcatctgtatcacatgtgcaaaaaacctgtatttattactaagtatgtaataatatattaaaccccattttcaataaatcatCAAGTCTTTTGATACCACAGAATTGTTGCTCTCAATGAGATTTCTGGGTAGCCGGGTTTGCTCAATGACATTTCTAGGTAGCCGGGTTTGCTCAAGGACATCTCTAAGTAGTCGGGGTTTGCTCAATGAGATTTCTAAGTGGTCGGAGTTTACTCAATGAGATCTCTATGAAGTCGGAGTTTGCTCAATTAGATCTCTAAGTAGTCGGGAGTTTGCTCAATGAGATTTCTACGAAGTCGGGGGTTTGCTTATTGAGATTTTTAAGTAGTCGAGTTTGCTCAGTGAGATTTTTAAGTAGTCGGGGGTTTGCTCATTGAGATTTTTAAGTAGTCGGGGTTTGCTCAATGAGACTTTTAAGTAGTCGGGGTTTGCTCAATAGGATATCTATGTAGTCGGGGTTTGCTCAGTGATATATCTAAGTAGTCAGGGTTTGCTCATTGAGATTTCTAAGTAGTCGGGGGTTTGCTCAATGAGATTTTAAGTAGCCGTGTTTGCTCAAAGACATTTCTAAGTAGATAGGCTTTGCTCAATGAGATTTATACGTTGTCGGGGTTTGATGTAAAGTAGAAAGCGGAAGACATGTTCGTGAATGTTTAATTAGGCTTTGCACACGCAAAATgagattatatttacattttcaacagtctTTCTCTGTGATAatattacgaatcaattttgaaacttAAGCCCAATAATATCATAAAAGATGAGTGACccaaatgggcgtgtcttatagcataaccgaaaacggtattggctgcggcgcgtagtaatacatagccaTAATTGAT
This genomic interval carries:
- the LOC105345849 gene encoding WD repeat-containing protein 48 isoform X1; translation: MMSSHNRGSAGQGKRKTQISFIIRDEIEKYNRSGVNAIQYDPDLQRLYSAGRDSIIRIWDTQAKEDPYLFSMEHHFDWVNDIVLCREGRALISASSDTTIKVWNAHEGSCLATLRTHKDYVKCLAYARDKEMVASAGLDRSIVYYDVASLVALTVNNNTTSISSVRETHSIYSLAMNPSGTVLVSGSTENSLKVYDPRDCVTCLMKLKGHTDNVRALVVSRDGTQCLSGSSDGTIRLWSLGQQRCIATLRVHDDSVWALQANDSFTTVYSGGRDKRVWATDLRNPDQRTLICEEKAPILKLELIEGDSENISRPGVTDSLWVATTDSSFRNWSLEKVQNQMSGDYDLDTVKPVNTQPLKCVKGNPRIKQYHVLNDRCHILTKDTDDNVALWNVVTARLVENLGKVNYEEEIKKRFKMIYVHHWFTVDLKLGLLTIHLDESDVFSAWVSAKELGFTPSSESVDTKFNLGQKLLEALFEHWPRAHWFVENEDGMLVKVDSPDFSVPDHTLIIIWHGLHSSHGSSDGESFNFYRFVCRDAGEMDQMNVPKHLNDWVPHWAAEIIIHKKTPKSIKLTFYLLPDPSTGIKPIKNEALSVPSDLMQVRKVIEHVYKFLRQGNENGHPSANHDKEVQDFSSIAGEKVELLCNNQVLNATMDLRTVKHFFWKQSGDLVLHYRIIKR
- the LOC105345849 gene encoding WD repeat-containing protein 48 isoform X2, which produces MMSSHNRGSAGQGKRKTQISFIIRDEIEKYNRSGVNAIQYDPDLQRLYSAGRDSIIRIWDTQAKEDPYLFSMEHHFDWVNDIVLCREGRALISASSDTTIKVWNAHEGSCLATLRTHKDYVKCLAYARDKEMVASAGLDRSIVYYDVASLVALTVNNNTTSISSVRETHSIYSLAMNPSGTVLVSGSTENSLKVYDPRDCVTCLMKLKGHTDNVRALVVSRDGTQCLSGSSDGTIRLWSLGQQRCIATLRVHDDSVWALQANDSFTTVYSGGRDKRVWATDLRNPDQRTLICEEKAPILKLELIEGDSENISRPGVTDSLWVATTDSSFRNWSLEKVQNQMSGDYDLDTVKPVNTQPLKCVKGNPRIKQYHVLNDRCHILTKDTDDNVALWNVVTARLVENLGKVNYEEEIKKRFKMIYVHHWFTVDLKLGLLTIHLDESDVFSAWVSAKELGFTPSSESVDTKFNLGQKLLEALFEHWPRAHWFVENEDGMLVKVDSPDFSVPDHTLIIIWHGLHSSHGSDGESFNFYRFVCRDAGEMDQMNVPKHLNDWVPHWAAEIIIHKKTPKSIKLTFYLLPDPSTGIKPIKNEALSVPSDLMQVRKVIEHVYKFLRQGNENGHPSANHDKEVQDFSSIAGEKVELLCNNQVLNATMDLRTVKHFFWKQSGDLVLHYRIIKR